The DNA region TCCATCGGAAAACATACTTCCCAGCAAATTCCAGATAAAGGAAAGTAATCAAACGACTCATTTTTCTGTGATTGATCGTTGGGGCAATATTGTAACCAATACGTACACGCTAAACTTTAGTTTTGGATCGGGCAAAATAGTTCCGGGTACCGGAGTGTTTTTAAATAATGAAATGGATGACTTCTCAGCCAAACCAGGAAGTCCGAATGCGTACGGTTTACTCGGTGGAAAAGCCAATGCGATAGAAGCGAACAAGCGACCGTTAAGTTCGATGACGCCGACCATTATTCTAAAGAACAAACGGCCAGTGTTAGTGACCGGAAGTCCCGGTGGAAGTCGAATCATTACCACAGTACTTCATCAAATAGTCAATGTGATTGATTTCGGTATGAATATCGCTGACGCTGCCAACATGCCGCGTTTTCATCACCAGTGGTATCCTGATAAGATCTTTATAGAGCCAGGTTTTGGCGCCGAGGTTTTACTAAGATTAAAACAACTTGGTCATACAATGTCGAACTCTCGAGTGTCAGGAAGTGTACAATCAGTTGCTAAAAATGAGAAGGGTGAGGCACTGGGAGCATCTGATCCACGCCGTCAAGGAGCGAAGACCATTGGTGTTATGCAAAGTGGACAAATGATTGAGCACTAGGTACTAATGTCTGAAATCAAAACTACTTTATATAAGTTAGCTCAATAAATAAGTACTTCGATTGATTAGTCTGGCCTAGCATAAGTTCTTCTGCTTGAGTAAGTAAAAAGGGTAGAAGTAGATAGGCTTAGCTCAGCAAAGAAAGCAAAAGCAGTAAAAGAAAAAAGCCCACAAGTGTGGGCTTTTTTTTATTACTAACTTTTATTGCTTACTGCGCGTCGTTTGGTTCACTTGATTGAGAGGAATCTAGCGACGCTATTGACGCTTTAGCCATCGGACTTTGACTGCTCGAAACCGCATCAGCAGCAGATTTTTCGCGAGTAATCGGTGGTGTTAAATCAGCATTGCTTTGATGAGAAAACTCTACTGGTTGCAGTTCACCTATTGACTCTGGTTTTGCCATTGGCGCGTTGGCGTGTCCACGAATGATCACTGGCGCTTTAATTTCTTCTTTTAAGTTATCAGCCGTTGAAGATGACTCTAACTCACTAGAAGCTGAGGTAGACTCTTCGCTTTTAGAAGCCGAAGACTCTGCAACTTTCACATGTGCTTGTTCAAACGCAACTTCTTGAACTGAATCTTTTTGAGCTGAAGCTTTTGGCTCATGAGAGTTTGAAGCAGTCGACTCTTCAGTACTAGAACGATTTATTTCTACTTCGCCTGCCGCGCGCTCGATGGTTGATTGCTCAGAGTGTTGTGACTCTTGTGGCGCGTGCTCAACTTCGGTGCGATTCTCTGACTCAGTCTCCGCTGGCTTAACATCACTTGTGGTGACTTCTTCATTGGCAGAATCGACCGCTAAATCAGATTGATTTACCTTTGCGTCGTCAGAGATAACGTCTGTTTCTGTATTCTCTTTCGAAGGCACTGTGTTGGAGTCGGCCGCCGGTTGAAGCGTTTCAGAGGGCTCTGATGGAGCAGTTTCGCTGACCTCGACAGAAGCTTCTTTCGCTAGATCATGTTTTACATTTCTTGACGAAACCGGAGTGTCGTACGAAGCAATATTGCGTTTTACTTGTTCAGTTTTTGACTCACTTTTTACTGGCTGCTCAGAAGTATTTACAGTTTCAGTCATTGAGGTCTGTGTTGATGGTTCTGGTTTCTGAGTAGCAACCTCATTTTTAGAGGTATTGGCTAAGACTTTAGCTTCGTCTTTTTGCGTATCTCCCTCTGAATTTCTTTCAGCCAATTTACGGTTTTTCTCACGAGCAACCTTTTGATCATTACCACGTTCATTACGTGGAACTCTAGGTTCGCGTTTTACCTTGCTGTCAGTTGAACGTTCGTTTGAACGATTCTCTTGTGATTTATTCTGATCACGTTGCGAACGAGAACGACGATTGTCGTTTCGATTATTATCGCGTTTATTGTCTTGGCGTTTATCTTGACGATTGTCATTACCGCGTGACTCATTATTTCTAGAATCGTTGTTTTTAGATTCATTACTTTTTGAGTCATTGTTTCTAGAATCATTGTTTCTAGAATCATTGCGATCTTGGTTATTGCGTCGGTTTTGTGGTCTTCGTTTATTGCGATTGCCTTGACGTTGATTATTGCGTCGACCTTTATTGTTTTGTTGCTTACCACCTTTCTTTTTCTTGTCTTTATCATCAGAGCCAAATAAAAAGTTGAAAATACGTTTTAGTAAGCCTGGTTTATCGTCTTTGCTGTCTTTCTTTTTAGCAACCGGAGCTGGCGCAGTAGGAGCTTGAATGGCTTGTACTGCAGGTTGTTCACTGCTTGATTTTGCTGCCGGTGGAGTATAAGCCCGAGACGTTGGCGCTTCTTCTTCATTGCTTTCGATTTTTAGTTCAAAACTACGATGCTCGGTAACGTCTTCTTCGCGTAAGCGCAAAATTTCAAAGTGTGGAGTTTCCAATTCTGGATGTGGTACTAACACCACTTTAACTTTTCTACGTTTTTCTATCGCGGCAATAATTTTACGCTTTTCATTGAGCAAGAAGGTTGCTACATCAACGGGTAGAAACGCTTGGACCTGTGATGTTGATTCTTTGGTCGCTTCTTCTTCTATCAAGCGGAAAATTGACAAAGCTAATGATTCAATACCGCGAATTCGTCCGACACCATTACAACGAGGGCAGGTTTCTTGGCTAGATTCTCCGAGAGAGGGTTTTAGTCTTTGACGAGACATTTCAAGAAGACCAAATCGAGAAATTCTACCGATTTGAACTCGAGCTCTGTCAGACTGCAAGGCTTCGTTTAACACTCGCTCTACTTCACGTTGATTTTTTACGGGTGACATATCGATAAAGTCGATAACGATAAGACCACCAATATCACGTAACCTTAATTGTCGTGCGATTTCTTGGGCGGCTTCTATATTGGTGTTGAGCGCCGTTTCTTCGATATCTGAACCCTTGGTTGCCCGAGCTGAGTTGATATCGATTGAAATTAACGCTTCAGTCGGATCAATGACGACTGAGCCACCAGAAGGAAGCTGAACTTCTCGCTGAAAAGCCGATTCAATTTGCGATTCGATTTGGTAACGATTAAATAAAGGGAACTCTCGATCGGTATATAACTTAACTCGATTCACAAAGTCAGGACGGATCAACTGTAAATAGTTGCGTACTTTGTCGAAAGCCTCTTGCTTGTCGATGATGATCTCACCAACATCAGGGCGTAGATAGTCGCGAACCGCTCGAATGAGCACATCACTTTCTTGATGAATTAAAAAAGGAGCGGGGCGTGCTTCAGCATGCTTTTGAATGGCATCCCAAATATTAAGGAGAACACTTAGATCCCATTGTAATTCTTCAGCGCCACGGCCAACGCCCGCTGTTCTAACGATACAACCCATACCTTTAGGCACGTCAATCGATCGCATAGCATCTTTTAATTGTTCCCGTTCATCACCTTCGATGCGTCGAGAAATTCCCCCTGCTCGAGGGTTCGTTGGCATAAGTACAACATAGCAACCGGCTAAGCTGATTGTCGTTGTTAGCGCAGCGCCTTTTTGGCCTCGTTCTTCTTTATCGATTTGAACGATTAATTCTTGACCTTCACTTACCGCGTCTTTTATGTTGATTCGACCACGAGCAGATGGGTCTTTAAAATAGGAACGAGCTATTTCTTTTAGAGGAAGAAAGCCATGCCGCTCAGCGCCATAGTCTACAAACGCAGCCTCTAAACTCGGTTCAATTCGAGTGATACGGCCTTTGTAAATATTGG from Pleionea litopenaei includes:
- the rne gene encoding ribonuclease E is translated as MKRMLINATQQEEMRVALVDGQRLYDLDIELPGREQKKSNIYKGRITRIEPSLEAAFVDYGAERHGFLPLKEIARSYFKDPSARGRINIKDAVSEGQELIVQIDKEERGQKGAALTTTISLAGCYVVLMPTNPRAGGISRRIEGDEREQLKDAMRSIDVPKGMGCIVRTAGVGRGAEELQWDLSVLLNIWDAIQKHAEARPAPFLIHQESDVLIRAVRDYLRPDVGEIIIDKQEAFDKVRNYLQLIRPDFVNRVKLYTDREFPLFNRYQIESQIESAFQREVQLPSGGSVVIDPTEALISIDINSARATKGSDIEETALNTNIEAAQEIARQLRLRDIGGLIVIDFIDMSPVKNQREVERVLNEALQSDRARVQIGRISRFGLLEMSRQRLKPSLGESSQETCPRCNGVGRIRGIESLALSIFRLIEEEATKESTSQVQAFLPVDVATFLLNEKRKIIAAIEKRRKVKVVLVPHPELETPHFEILRLREEDVTEHRSFELKIESNEEEAPTSRAYTPPAAKSSSEQPAVQAIQAPTAPAPVAKKKDSKDDKPGLLKRIFNFLFGSDDKDKKKKGGKQQNNKGRRNNQRQGNRNKRRPQNRRNNQDRNDSRNNDSRNNDSKSNESKNNDSRNNESRGNDNRQDKRQDNKRDNNRNDNRRSRSQRDQNKSQENRSNERSTDSKVKREPRVPRNERGNDQKVAREKNRKLAERNSEGDTQKDEAKVLANTSKNEVATQKPEPSTQTSMTETVNTSEQPVKSESKTEQVKRNIASYDTPVSSRNVKHDLAKEASVEVSETAPSEPSETLQPAADSNTVPSKENTETDVISDDAKVNQSDLAVDSANEEVTTSDVKPAETESENRTEVEHAPQESQHSEQSTIERAAGEVEINRSSTEESTASNSHEPKASAQKDSVQEVAFEQAHVKVAESSASKSEESTSASSELESSSTADNLKEEIKAPVIIRGHANAPMAKPESIGELQPVEFSHQSNADLTPPITREKSAADAVSSSQSPMAKASIASLDSSQSSEPNDAQ